GAACACGGGCCACGATGGCTCGCTCACCACGATCCACGCGAACTCTGCGCGCGACGCCATTACGCGTATCGAGACCATGGTCGCCATGACCGGTCTCGACGTTCCGCAGCGGATCGCACGGCAACAGATTGCCTCGGCCATTCAGGTGGTCGCCCAGGTCACGCGCTTGAGCGACGGTTCGCGACGGCTGGAAAGCCTGATGGAGATCACCGGAATGGAGGGCGATGTCGTCTCGATGTCCGAGATCCTGCGCTTCGAGCGCGAGGGAATCGGTCCCGACGGCAAGATCATCGGCAAGTTGGTGCCGACGGGAATTCGGCCCCAATTCTGCAAGCAGATCCGCGAGGCGGGCAAGGAACTGCCCCAGTCGATATTCAATAACCCGATTAGTGGGACGGCACTCTGATGCACAAGCTGGAACCTATCGTTTATGTCCTCGTCTTTCTGACGCTGGTCATGCTGCTCGAGGGCCTCTACCTGCTATTCTTCGGTAGCAAGCGTCAGCGGAACAAGGAGGCGAGCGAGCGCCTGCGTCGCTTCGCAAACCACTTGCCAGCCGGAGATCTCAGCGAAGAAGGTCGCACGATCATGGTCGACCGCGGTACTTCGGACGGACCGAGTCGCGTGCCTTTCAAGGACAAGCTCGAACTCTTCCTGTATCGCGCCGGAATGCCATTGAGCATGCGCATGTATCTCCTGCTTACCGCTCTTCTGGGCGGCGGTGGGTTTGCAGTCGGGTTCTTGATCTTGCGCGATCCGATTCGCGGCCTTGCATTGAGCGGTCTCGGTATTCTGCCGACTGTCTTTATCGCGGTACGCCGACGTCGCCGAATGGCAGCCTTTGACAAGCAGCTTCCGGAAGCGATGGAGTTGCTCTGCCGCTGCCTTCGCTCTGGACACAGCATGCGTTCGGGATTTCACCTGGTGGGCGAGGAGTTGCCGGACCCGATGGGTACCGAATTCGCTCGGGTCGCCGAAGAAGTTGCCTTTGGTATGGATCTGAGGGATGCGCTGCACAATCTGGCGCATCGCATCGACCATCCAGATATGCCGTTCTTCATCAATGCGGTGATGATTCAACGAGAAACGGGCGGAAATCTGGCGGGAATCCTGGAGAGCATCGCGACCATGATCCGCGAACGGTTGCGCTTCTTCGCCAAGGTCAAGAGCTTGCTGGCTCAGATCAATATGACGGCGAACGCACTCGCGGTCATTCCGATCGTGATGGTCTTCGCGGTAAGCGGAGTCAATCCAGACTATATGGCCCCGCTCTTTGAGACACCGGCCGGTCACACGATGATCGGTATCTGCGTATTCCTCGTGACCGCAGGCTGGCTCATGTGCCGTCGCCTCGGCGTTGTCAAGTACTAGTCGGGAGAAGCTGAAATGCTGCCTATTCTGTCACTCGTATTCCTAACATTCATGTGTGTCGCTCTCGGAATTCTGACGATGACCGAGAAGACGCCGGCGCTCAGTCGTCTTCTGCGCTTGCACGATGCCTCGGGGGTGGACATCGCGCGAGATCCTGAAGAGATGAGCGAACGGCGGGACCTTCGCGAGGGCCTCGCGGCCCTCGCGACTCAGTTTGCAGGCAAGGCAGGGCGCCCGGACGGCAAGGGCTACGGAAGCGTCCGCCTACGCCTGATTCAGGCGGGTTACCGCCGACCCTCCGCTCTGTCCGTGTACATGGGCAGTCGCGTGGCGCTGACACTGTTTCTCGGCACGATCGTTCTGACCACGCCGCTTACCTGGGGCATGGAGAACCTTCATATGTTTGGCGCACTCGCCGGGGCTGCAGGGCTGGGATTCGTGCTGCCCGGAATGTTCGTCGACCAGCAGCGTCGTCGCCGTCAGCGGGACATCCAGCGCGGTCTGCCTGATGTGATCGATCTGATGGTCGTCTGTCTGGAGGCCGGACTCGGCCTTTCTGCCGCTCTCTTGCGTGTGGCCACTGAGTTCGCCCAGAGCAATCCGACGATCGCTTCGGAATTCCGGCTCGTCGTGCTCGAGACGCAGGCCGGCAAGAGCAATTCGCATGCACTTCGCGGACTCGCAGAACGCACGGGAGTTGCCGATATCAGTTCGTTTGTCGCCATGCTGATCCAGACGGAACGGTTCGGCACGGATCTCGCAGATACCTTCCGTGTCCACTCGGAGGCCATGCGTCACGCAAGGCTCCTGGCTGCCGAGGAGCTGGCGCAGAAGGCGCCTGTGAAGATGTTGGTGCCTGCGGCGTGTTTCATCTTCCCGGCGACCCTGATCGTGACCATCGGACCCGGAATCATGCAGATCATGAAGGCCTTTGAATAGGCCAAAAACGAACCTGGAGACCATATGCTGAAGTTCAGTTCTTCCACTCGGATCACGCAGCGCTGCGTTGCTCTTGGCCTGCTGATCTTCAGTGCCGAACTTGCCGGTTGCGCATCGTTCAATTCGGCTGAAGTGGTCAATGGCTTCCCCGCCGCTTTGGAGCGCCAGCAGGCGCTTGAGGCGGCGAGAGCGGCGGAGCCCGCCCAACCGGAGGTGGGCTTCGAAGAACTGATGGCACAGGCCGATCAGCGGCGCGATCAGAACAAGGTCTCGGAAGCTGCACTGCTCTATATTCGCGCGCTGGGCCTGGAGCCGGGAAGTAGCGCTCCCCGCCAACGCCTGGCGTTCATGCATCTCGAGAACGATCCGGCGCACGCGCAGATGATCTTCGAGCAACTTCTTGAAAGCGATCCGAACTCGGCAGATGCCTACACCGGACTGGGTCTGGCCCAGATGGTGTTGGGCGATGTAGAGCCTGCTCGCGATTCTCTTGAAAGTGCAATCTCACTCGGCGCGACGACGGGCCGACCGGCCGCGGCGCTCGGCGTAATCTACGATCGACTCGGAGAGTTCAGCGTAGCGCAGGGGCACTACCGTCAGGCGCTCGAACTCGAGCCGGGCAATGCAGATACTCTCAATAACCTCGGCACCTCACAGATGCTCGACGGTGAGTTCGGTGCAGCGGTCGGTAGCTTTGAACGCGCACTGCGTCGTCGTCCAGGGGATTTCGCGTTCCTGAACAATCTGGGTCTGGCCCACGGTCGACTCGGCCAGTATGCCCAGGCAAGAGACGCCTTCGAAAAGGCGGATACGGACGCAGCGATCAACAATCTGGGTTATGTGCTCTCGATGAACGGGGAGTTCGCACAGGCGATCGAGCACTACGAGCAGGCTCTGCTTTCGGGAAGAGGGGATCGCCTCACGGTTCTTCAGAACCTGCACGCAGCCCAGCTTGAACTCTACGGAAAGTGGGAACCCACTCCGGAACCGGCTCCGGTCGCGGTCCCCAAGAAGCCGAAGACCAAAGTGTCCGTGGCAAAACCCAGAGCAAAGCGCGACGCAGCCTTGGATGAGCGTCTGTGGCTGCAGTAGGCGGGAATAGAAGCATGAAGAGTACACGTCGCGAAGAAGGCTCGGTGTTCATCTGGGTCGTGGCCAGCATTCTGGTGATTGTCGGTTTTGCCTCGATCGCCATCGACTCTGGACAGATCTACGTAGCGCGCACCCAACTGGCGAGTGCATCGGATGCGGGAGCCCTCGCTGGCATGCAGGTGTTGCGAGCGGGCGGTACCATGCTCGATGCGCGCGCGGCCGCGGTGCGCGTTGCGGAGAGGAACCGAGTGCTCAATGGCGGTGTGCAACTGGCCTCCAGTGACGTCGTAATGGGCGATTACGACTACGTGGGCCGCGTATTTACACCCGGGGGAATCACTCTGGCGCCGGCCCTGCAGGTGACCGCGCGTCGCACCGCCGGTTCGGGTGCCGGGCGGCTTCCGCTGGCGCTGGGGTCGGCGATCGGATCCGATAACGCAGATGTCCTCGCGCGTTCCGTTGCGAGTGTGGGCTGTCGAGAGATCGTCCTGGTACAGGACGTGACGATTTCCTTTACGGAAGAGATCGCCGACGCGCGGGAAGCCCTTCACGCATTCGTCGACGTCATGGCATCCAACACTCTTCCAGGAGACAGGCTCGGTCTGGTGATCTTCGCGGCCGAGAGCCGAACTCTGGCGCCACTCAGTCCTTTCCCACAGTCGCGATCAGAACTGGATGCCTTGATCGACTCCGATGTCATTCACTGCGAAGGAAAACAGGCAAACGTGGCTCAGATCTTTCCCGGTGAGCACAAGAAGAGCTGCGATGGAACAGATCAGGCCATGGGTATCAACGAGGCGCGCGAACTCTTTGCCAATAACGACTCGACCTGTGGTGGAGAGCGTTCGATCGTGATCGTTAGTGACGGAGTGCCTTGCCCGACCTTTGGCAATGGGGGGCACGCACCGGGCGGAACCGAAGCGGGCGTCATCGCGGCTGCGGGCGCCGCCGAGGCAGAAGGCCTGTCGATCACCCCGATCATGCTCTACGATCTGGGAGCGGACTCAACCCAATGCAAGCAAATCCCGGGCATGGGAGCTCTCAAGTTCAATAACTCGATGGCGCGTGGCTGGGGTCGACCCTTGGATACGCCCGACGAGGAGGAACTGGTCGGCTTGCTGCGCTCGGTTCTGGATCAGATCCCGGTCCGTCTGGTCGAGTGATCAGAGCGGCTCGTTCTCTTCCTTCAAGCGGATCTGGCCGAAGTTCTGCGGGTGCTTGCCTTTGATGTCCGTGTAGAACTTCCGGATCTCGTCCATGTCGACCTTGACGTCGCCGGTCAGCCGGAGCTCGGGCCCAAAGCCTCCACGGCGACGTTCGAAATCCAGGAAACCCAGGACGACCGGAACATCTGCTGCTCGGGCAATCTGATAGAAACCGGACTTCCAGTACTCCGCTGGGCTGCGGGTCGCTTCGGCCGGCACGATCAGGATGAGTTCATCGCGCTCCGCGTACGCATCGGCCATCTGCTCGACCATGTTCGCGCGCCGATCCCGTCGAATCGGAATTGCGCCCAGTTTCGGCAGGAGCCAGGCTAGAGGCCCGCGAAACAGGCTGTGCTTCATCATGACCGAGAAGTCCAGGCCGTGAAGCCAACCCAGCGCCACCAGGTAGA
The DNA window shown above is from bacterium and carries:
- a CDS encoding type II secretion system F family protein; its protein translation is MLPILSLVFLTFMCVALGILTMTEKTPALSRLLRLHDASGVDIARDPEEMSERRDLREGLAALATQFAGKAGRPDGKGYGSVRLRLIQAGYRRPSALSVYMGSRVALTLFLGTIVLTTPLTWGMENLHMFGALAGAAGLGFVLPGMFVDQQRRRRQRDIQRGLPDVIDLMVVCLEAGLGLSAALLRVATEFAQSNPTIASEFRLVVLETQAGKSNSHALRGLAERTGVADISSFVAMLIQTERFGTDLADTFRVHSEAMRHARLLAAEELAQKAPVKMLVPAACFIFPATLIVTIGPGIMQIMKAFE
- a CDS encoding tetratricopeptide repeat protein, producing MLKFSSSTRITQRCVALGLLIFSAELAGCASFNSAEVVNGFPAALERQQALEAARAAEPAQPEVGFEELMAQADQRRDQNKVSEAALLYIRALGLEPGSSAPRQRLAFMHLENDPAHAQMIFEQLLESDPNSADAYTGLGLAQMVLGDVEPARDSLESAISLGATTGRPAAALGVIYDRLGEFSVAQGHYRQALELEPGNADTLNNLGTSQMLDGEFGAAVGSFERALRRRPGDFAFLNNLGLAHGRLGQYAQARDAFEKADTDAAINNLGYVLSMNGEFAQAIEHYEQALLSGRGDRLTVLQNLHAAQLELYGKWEPTPEPAPVAVPKKPKTKVSVAKPRAKRDAALDERLWLQ
- a CDS encoding acyltransferase, which encodes MKRTIARLMLASRGWASEGSPPATAKYVMIAAPHTSNWDFVYLVALGWLHGLDFSVMMKHSLFRGPLAWLLPKLGAIPIRRDRRANMVEQMADAYAERDELILIVPAEATRSPAEYWKSGFYQIARAADVPVVLGFLDFERRRGGFGPELRLTGDVKVDMDEIRKFYTDIKGKHPQNFGQIRLKEENEPL